A region from the Halomicroarcula saliterrae genome encodes:
- a CDS encoding glycosyltransferase family 4 protein — MSDDAPSRSDVPVESAHPYRALGCATEHPSHVFPVRTPFNHRSFDALAATGVDLDVVSPTPFAPPVGPFSEYRHVPKTERWGSYEVHYPRYLYALPKRYFYHRSGDSLRRRARRYVESTFETPHDVAQACSFYLDGYGLLDYCRAHDIPLVALSHAGDLKNFETFNDGVQARIRETIDYASAVLTVSDELADIARRFAPASKVETLPIGEDPEKYPRDRREAIRAELGIDPDTKLLLYVGRFEKEKGVRELAAALEALDREDVSVAAVGHGGALRWWFLDRLGELRHPAHAYWELDPIAVRRLHVAADLLVLPSYFEARPTVIYEAMAAETPVLASNVGGIPEMVVDGETGVLVPPYDAAAVTEALDYLLDDPERLRELGVAGLQRLLDQQWTWTRHGERLTEVHRRVMRD; from the coding sequence ATGTCAGATGACGCTCCCTCCCGAAGCGACGTGCCCGTCGAGTCAGCCCACCCCTACCGCGCCCTCGGCTGCGCGACGGAGCACCCGAGCCACGTCTTCCCGGTTCGGACGCCGTTCAACCACCGCTCGTTCGACGCGCTCGCAGCCACCGGCGTCGACCTCGACGTGGTGTCACCGACGCCCTTCGCCCCGCCGGTCGGCCCGTTCTCGGAGTACCGACACGTCCCGAAGACCGAGCGCTGGGGAAGCTACGAGGTCCACTATCCGCGGTACCTCTACGCGCTGCCGAAACGCTACTTCTACCACCGCTCGGGCGACTCGCTGCGAAGGCGCGCGCGGCGCTACGTGGAGTCGACCTTCGAGACGCCCCACGACGTGGCCCAGGCCTGCAGTTTCTATCTCGACGGCTACGGTCTCCTCGACTACTGTCGAGCCCACGACATCCCGCTGGTGGCGCTCTCGCACGCGGGCGACCTGAAGAACTTCGAGACGTTCAACGACGGCGTTCAGGCCCGGATTCGCGAGACCATCGACTACGCCTCGGCCGTCCTGACCGTCAGCGACGAACTCGCCGACATCGCCCGGCGCTTCGCCCCCGCGAGCAAGGTGGAGACCCTCCCCATCGGCGAGGACCCCGAGAAGTACCCCCGTGACCGACGCGAGGCGATTCGCGCGGAGCTGGGTATCGACCCCGACACGAAGCTGCTGCTGTACGTCGGCCGCTTCGAGAAGGAGAAGGGCGTCCGGGAGCTGGCCGCCGCGCTCGAAGCACTGGACCGCGAGGACGTGAGCGTCGCCGCCGTCGGCCACGGCGGGGCGCTGCGCTGGTGGTTCCTCGACAGGCTGGGGGAACTGCGCCACCCCGCACACGCCTACTGGGAGCTCGACCCCATCGCCGTCCGGCGGCTGCACGTCGCGGCCGACCTGCTCGTCCTGCCCAGCTACTTCGAGGCGCGGCCGACGGTCATCTACGAGGCGATGGCCGCCGAGACGCCCGTGCTGGCCTCGAACGTCGGCGGCATCCCGGAGATGGTCGTCGACGGCGAGACCGGCGTGCTCGTCCCGCCGTACGACGCCGCGGCGGTGACCGAGGCGCTCGATTACCTGCTCGACGACCCCGAGCGACTGCGGGAGCTGGGCGTCGCCGGCCTGCAGCGGCTGCTGGACCAGCAGTGGACGTGGACCCGCCACGGCGAGCGCCTGACCGAGGTCCACCGGAGGGTCATGCGTGACTGA
- a CDS encoding glycosyltransferase yields the protein MTDERPDEATDPLVSVVVVTYNSERTVGETLSSLADQTYPDDRYEVVVVDGGSTDGTAGLAGDHGAQFHVVEGGTIGACRNRGVDVAAGDFVAFTDSDCAVPSTWLRSHVDRIADADDHIVGVGGPNRPFPSDPPFAKLVGSLQGTVFGSGGSPQSHAIDRVREVRSVACCNVLYDASIFDAYRFDGDINVGEDAEFHFRLSEAGHRFLFDPAIAVSHHLSPTFAAFCEKSRSYGYAMARIQRRHGKVIRWYSALPSLALLGGSVAALDDLGKRRLRNVPLLALSFLLVSGYATRQVYRDRHSGLALLVPLMLAAQYGYYGLGFLEGLLAPDPVPQELP from the coding sequence GTGACGGACGAGCGCCCCGACGAGGCGACCGACCCGCTCGTGTCGGTCGTCGTCGTCACCTACAACTCCGAGCGGACCGTCGGCGAGACGCTTTCCTCGCTCGCCGACCAGACCTATCCCGACGACCGGTACGAGGTCGTCGTCGTCGACGGCGGGAGCACCGACGGGACCGCCGGGCTCGCCGGCGACCACGGCGCGCAGTTCCACGTCGTCGAGGGCGGGACCATCGGTGCCTGTCGGAACCGCGGCGTCGACGTTGCCGCCGGCGACTTCGTCGCCTTCACCGACTCGGACTGTGCGGTCCCGTCCACGTGGCTGCGCTCACACGTCGACCGCATCGCGGACGCGGACGACCATATCGTCGGCGTCGGCGGCCCGAACCGGCCGTTCCCGTCGGACCCGCCCTTCGCGAAACTGGTCGGGAGCCTCCAAGGGACGGTGTTCGGCTCCGGCGGCTCGCCCCAGTCCCACGCCATCGACCGGGTCCGGGAGGTCCGCTCGGTCGCCTGCTGTAACGTCCTCTACGACGCTTCGATATTCGACGCCTACCGCTTCGACGGCGACATCAACGTCGGCGAGGACGCGGAGTTTCACTTCCGTCTCTCCGAGGCGGGCCACCGGTTCCTCTTCGACCCGGCTATCGCCGTCTCACACCACCTCTCGCCGACCTTCGCCGCGTTTTGCGAGAAGAGCCGCTCCTACGGCTACGCGATGGCCCGTATCCAGCGCCGCCACGGCAAAGTCATCCGGTGGTACTCGGCGCTGCCCTCGCTCGCCCTACTGGGCGGCTCGGTCGCGGCGCTCGACGACCTCGGCAAGCGCCGGTTGCGCAACGTCCCGCTGCTCGCGCTCTCTTTCCTGCTGGTCAGCGGCTACGCGACGCGGCAGGTGTACCGCGACCGCCACAGCGGGCTGGCCCTGCTCGTGCCGCTCATGCTCGCGGCCCAGTACGGCTACTACGGTCTCGGCTTCCTCGAAGGGCTGCTGGCGCCCGACCCCGTGCCCCAGGAGCTCCCGTAG
- a CDS encoding LamG domain-containing protein has product MATEPPPGDGDSDLSRRTLLKLTGVSALGATSLAGCLGADTRSEYLLGYGGVSWRVSDIVSPALLSSTLAVVGPSDGLVGHWPLDGTDGTVTDVAGGNDGAVRGNPDRGVPGVYDSTACEFGGSPDNYVEVADAGALRPDAVTFGGWYRTGSGANSQTVVQKADSRYGDRGYAVEVQTDNSLRAHVGVESGQASVNPWGVATQDDQWHHVCCTWDGGVLVMYLDGAEVGRDSSQSGRVVHSDRSLYIGWGDNGYTSYYDMDGAIDEVRVYGRALTDDEVTALYEGVVTPTPTETETATATPTPTAIPTPTETPTPTETSTPTATPTLTPTPTPTPTPTPTATPTPTPTPTPTPTPTPTEPSSQPAPVARWAFAETGATTVADSAGAADGFVRGSPTLDTDGVFGGSGVAFGASPDDYVEVPNTGALNPTAALSFGGWYRTTSGDLEQTVVQKADSRYGDEGYAVDVQTPSSIRAHVGVESGQASVNPDVETYDGEWHHVCCTWDGETLVMYLDGAEVDRDSSQSGGVVPSNRSLYVGYGDNGYTSYYGMNGAIDDVRVYDVALTADQVAALVGGTDSGGSTEEPTPTPTPTPTTTPTQTTTPTPTNTATPVPNDEFGERGYGSYGYGGGDGSN; this is encoded by the coding sequence ATGGCAACAGAACCACCACCCGGAGATGGCGATAGCGACCTGTCACGTCGGACACTGCTGAAGCTCACGGGCGTCAGCGCGCTCGGAGCGACGTCGCTGGCCGGCTGTCTGGGAGCTGACACCCGGTCCGAGTATCTGCTCGGGTACGGCGGCGTCAGCTGGCGTGTCAGCGACATCGTCTCGCCGGCACTGTTGTCGTCGACGCTCGCGGTCGTCGGGCCGAGCGACGGGCTGGTCGGCCACTGGCCGCTCGACGGGACCGACGGGACCGTCACGGACGTCGCCGGCGGTAACGACGGCGCGGTTCGGGGCAACCCCGACCGGGGCGTCCCCGGCGTCTACGACTCGACGGCCTGCGAGTTCGGGGGCAGTCCGGACAACTACGTCGAGGTGGCAGACGCCGGGGCGCTCCGCCCCGACGCCGTCACCTTCGGCGGCTGGTACCGGACCGGGAGCGGCGCCAACAGCCAGACCGTCGTCCAGAAAGCCGACAGCCGCTACGGCGACCGGGGGTACGCCGTCGAGGTCCAGACCGACAACAGCCTGCGGGCCCACGTCGGCGTGGAGAGCGGCCAGGCGTCGGTCAACCCGTGGGGCGTAGCCACGCAGGACGACCAGTGGCACCACGTCTGCTGTACGTGGGACGGCGGCGTCCTCGTGATGTATCTCGACGGGGCGGAAGTTGGCCGGGACAGCAGCCAGTCCGGTCGCGTGGTCCACAGCGACCGGTCGCTGTACATCGGCTGGGGCGACAACGGCTACACCAGCTACTACGACATGGACGGGGCCATCGACGAAGTGCGGGTGTACGGCCGCGCCCTGACCGACGACGAGGTCACCGCGCTGTACGAGGGGGTCGTCACGCCCACGCCGACGGAGACGGAAACTGCGACGGCTACACCCACGCCGACGGCTATACCCACGCCGACGGAGACGCCAACGCCAACGGAGACATCAACGCCGACAGCTACCCCCACACTCACGCCGACACCAACCCCTACGCCAACGCCGACGCCGACAGCTACCCCCACACCCACGCCAACGCCGACGCCGACACCCACACCGACGCCGACAGAACCGTCGTCACAGCCGGCGCCGGTGGCGCGCTGGGCGTTTGCCGAGACGGGCGCCACGACGGTGGCCGACAGCGCCGGCGCGGCGGACGGGTTCGTCCGCGGGTCGCCGACGCTCGACACCGACGGCGTGTTCGGCGGCTCGGGCGTCGCCTTCGGTGCCAGCCCGGACGATTACGTCGAGGTCCCGAACACGGGGGCACTGAACCCGACGGCGGCGCTCTCTTTTGGCGGCTGGTACCGAACGACGAGTGGCGACCTGGAACAGACCGTCGTCCAGAAGGCCGACTCGCGGTACGGCGACGAAGGGTACGCCGTCGACGTCCAGACCCCGAGCAGTATCCGGGCCCACGTCGGCGTCGAGAGCGGCCAGGCGTCGGTCAATCCCGACGTCGAGACCTACGACGGCGAGTGGCACCACGTCTGCTGTACCTGGGACGGTGAGACCCTCGTGATGTATCTCGACGGGGCGGAAGTCGACCGGGACAGCAGCCAGTCCGGCGGCGTCGTGCCGAGCAACCGGTCGCTGTACGTCGGCTACGGCGACAACGGCTACACCAGCTACTACGGTATGAACGGGGCAATCGACGACGTGCGCGTGTACGACGTCGCACTGACGGCCGACCAGGTCGCCGCGCTGGTCGGCGGGACCGATTCGGGCGGGTCGACCGAGGAGCCGACGCCGACACCCACTCCGACGCCGACGACTACCCCCACGCAGACTACTACCCCGACACCGACGAACACCGCGACGCCGGTGCCGAACGACGAGTTCGGCGAGCGCGGCTACGGCAGCTACGGCTACGGCGGCGGCGACGGGAGCAACTGA
- a CDS encoding PQQ-dependent sugar dehydrogenase, with protein sequence MTRRTPNRPPGSSRLSRRRLLRTLGAVGVTTALAGCSLGGREGATTPPTEGTPTGETPTGETGGGPENYFERGPTVGVTEVASGLVSPSALVTADDRRFVVDQVGTVYAHDDDGLQSTPFLDISDRLVALGEGLPNWVAYDERGLLGLAFHPEFPSNRRLYVRYSAPSDDPELDHRERLSEFRATEDRSGVVPDSERVLLDLPWPRPIHQSGTIEFGPDGYLYGALGDGLNPFNGQNLDTLKGCIVRIDVDERTGDLPYAVPDDNPLVGADGRDELYAWGLRNPWKMAFSGDRLILGDVGQATWEEVNVVEKGGNYGWPLKEGFHCHDPQLGTSTGGECVVESDRGEPLLDPVLEFPHFDEAGDAVGFAVIGGHVHAGDIDALRDDYLFGVFTSSFTAAAGRLVAATPRASGQWPMRELRVDGGLDIQVLSLGQDDGDSYVLGTRAALAEDPLSKQQGVVYRLTS encoded by the coding sequence ATGACTCGGCGAACTCCCAATCGCCCACCCGGTAGCTCGCGACTCTCGCGCCGACGGCTGTTACGAACGCTCGGCGCCGTCGGTGTGACGACGGCACTCGCGGGCTGCTCGCTGGGCGGCCGTGAGGGAGCGACCACTCCCCCGACGGAGGGCACACCGACGGGTGAGACGCCCACCGGGGAGACGGGCGGAGGGCCGGAGAACTACTTCGAACGGGGGCCGACGGTCGGCGTGACCGAGGTGGCGAGCGGACTGGTCTCGCCCAGCGCTCTCGTCACCGCCGACGACCGGCGGTTCGTCGTCGACCAGGTCGGCACGGTGTACGCCCACGACGACGACGGACTCCAGTCGACGCCGTTCCTCGATATCTCGGACCGCCTCGTCGCCCTCGGGGAGGGTCTCCCGAACTGGGTCGCCTACGACGAGCGCGGCCTGCTGGGGCTCGCTTTCCACCCGGAGTTCCCGTCGAACCGCCGCCTGTACGTCCGCTACAGCGCGCCCAGCGACGACCCCGAACTGGACCACCGCGAACGCCTCTCGGAGTTCCGCGCCACCGAGGACCGCTCCGGCGTCGTCCCCGACAGCGAGCGCGTGCTGCTCGACCTGCCCTGGCCCCGTCCCATCCACCAGTCCGGGACCATCGAGTTCGGCCCGGACGGCTACCTCTATGGCGCCCTCGGCGACGGGCTGAACCCGTTCAACGGGCAAAACCTCGACACGCTCAAGGGGTGTATCGTCCGCATCGACGTGGACGAACGCACCGGCGACCTGCCCTACGCCGTCCCGGACGACAACCCGCTGGTCGGTGCGGACGGTCGCGACGAGCTGTACGCGTGGGGGCTGCGCAACCCCTGGAAGATGGCCTTCAGCGGCGACCGGCTCATCCTGGGCGACGTGGGACAGGCCACCTGGGAGGAGGTCAACGTCGTCGAGAAGGGCGGCAACTACGGCTGGCCGCTGAAAGAGGGGTTCCACTGTCACGACCCGCAACTTGGGACCAGCACCGGCGGGGAGTGTGTCGTCGAGTCCGACCGGGGCGAACCGCTCCTCGACCCCGTTCTGGAGTTCCCCCACTTCGACGAGGCGGGCGACGCCGTCGGCTTCGCCGTCATCGGCGGCCACGTCCACGCCGGCGATATCGACGCGCTACGGGACGACTACCTCTTTGGCGTGTTCACGAGCTCCTTCACCGCGGCCGCCGGTCGGCTCGTCGCCGCGACGCCCCGGGCCTCGGGTCAGTGGCCCATGCGGGAGCTCCGGGTCGACGGCGGGCTCGACATACAGGTGCTCTCGCTCGGGCAGGACGACGGTGACAGCTACGTGCTGGGAACGCGTGCGGCGCTGGCCGAGGATCCGCTCTCGAAACAGCAGGGCGTCGTCTACCGGCTGACGAGCTGA
- a CDS encoding polysaccharide biosynthesis C-terminal domain-containing protein, translating into MRGRGPRGTLSPPPLRRTMNLARASSLLFVVELLNTAIGFFGTVYFARELGATLLGVFFLFEATLYTMATVVDFGLRGAVEKRISAGEDPGQMFGAAVVLKLLLIVVVSAAVLAVREPLAAYVGADLAVELVGVVVAFELSMLVVHVLQGELRVAQTAVLHFLRSLTFLTVAVGLLQYGYGVRALVYALLVSYTVLLVGASLRVSTPLSRPGRYHLRSLYDYAKFNGIWGLGGHVYNWMDVIVIGFFLSQAAVGAYELAWRLTTTAIMFSTVFARVLFPQLSAWQADGAVEKVRDLLSDAMTTSLLLIVPSVVGVAVIGREILGVIFGPEYTIAAAAFLVLMVEKLPQAVNLVFDKAIQAFDRPKYGAIATVVSLSMNVVLNVLLVPVYGLVGAAFATLLSVTVNTLILGYYLGRLTAVRFPVRDVSWTVAAAIGMGVALVGLTRLLAVETPATLLAAVALSAAVYGGGVLAAPPLRVKIVENVRNIRG; encoded by the coding sequence ATGCGCGGGCGTGGTCCCCGGGGAACGCTCTCGCCGCCGCCGCTTCGACGGACGATGAACCTCGCACGCGCGAGCTCCCTGCTGTTCGTCGTCGAGCTGTTGAACACCGCCATCGGCTTTTTCGGCACGGTCTACTTCGCCCGCGAGCTGGGGGCGACGCTGCTCGGCGTCTTCTTCCTGTTCGAGGCGACCCTGTACACGATGGCCACTGTCGTCGACTTCGGGCTGCGCGGGGCCGTCGAGAAGCGCATCAGCGCCGGCGAGGACCCGGGGCAGATGTTCGGCGCCGCGGTCGTCCTGAAGCTCCTGCTCATCGTGGTCGTCTCGGCCGCCGTACTGGCCGTCCGCGAGCCGCTCGCGGCCTACGTCGGGGCCGACCTCGCCGTGGAGCTCGTCGGCGTCGTCGTCGCCTTCGAGCTCTCTATGCTGGTCGTCCACGTCCTGCAGGGCGAGCTGCGGGTCGCCCAGACCGCCGTCCTGCACTTCCTGCGGAGCCTCACCTTCCTCACCGTCGCCGTCGGACTGCTCCAGTACGGGTACGGCGTCCGTGCGCTGGTGTACGCCCTGCTCGTCAGCTACACGGTGTTGCTCGTCGGCGCGAGTCTCCGCGTCTCGACGCCGCTGTCCCGCCCCGGCCGGTACCACCTGCGATCGCTGTACGACTACGCGAAGTTCAACGGCATCTGGGGGCTGGGCGGGCACGTCTACAACTGGATGGACGTCATCGTCATCGGCTTTTTCCTCTCGCAGGCCGCCGTCGGCGCCTACGAGCTCGCCTGGCGGCTGACCACGACGGCCATCATGTTCAGCACGGTCTTCGCCCGGGTCCTGTTCCCGCAGCTCTCGGCGTGGCAGGCCGACGGCGCGGTCGAGAAAGTCCGGGACCTGCTTTCGGACGCCATGACCACCTCGCTGTTGCTCATCGTCCCCTCGGTGGTGGGTGTGGCCGTCATCGGGCGGGAGATTCTGGGCGTCATCTTCGGGCCGGAGTACACCATCGCCGCGGCCGCGTTCCTCGTGCTCATGGTCGAGAAGCTCCCGCAGGCGGTGAACCTCGTCTTCGACAAGGCGATTCAGGCGTTCGACAGGCCCAAATACGGCGCTATCGCCACCGTTGTCTCCCTGTCGATGAACGTCGTCCTGAACGTCCTCTTGGTGCCCGTCTACGGCCTCGTCGGGGCGGCGTTCGCCACGCTCCTGTCGGTGACGGTGAACACACTGATCCTGGGCTACTACCTCGGGCGGCTCACCGCGGTCCGGTTCCCGGTCCGGGACGTGAGCTGGACCGTCGCCGCCGCCATCGGGATGGGGGTCGCCCTGGTCGGGCTGACACGGCTGCTGGCCGTCGAGACGCCGGCGACCCTCCTCGCGGCCGTCGCGCTCTCGGCGGCCGTCTACGGGGGCGGCGTGCTGGCGGCGCCGCCGCTGCGCGTGAAAATCGTGGAGAACGTGCGGAACATCCGCGGGTGA
- a CDS encoding NAD-dependent epimerase/dehydratase family protein produces the protein MRVLVTGATGFIGLNLLAALDDTDHEPVAMIRPSSSTARLPDGVGVVEGDLDDPGSLAATLDGVDGVVHLAAAVYDTARMAGTNATGTERLVEAAADADVSQFVFASTIGAHPAVPADADSAYQQSKLASEELLFGREHPFEVSAVYPTYIFGPRDYRLTRFEHVRPVATNRLLVPPLYTLDEYNIVHVDDVTASVVHCLDGEAAGRHLVTGPNLSNKQVLGAIASHTPGSHRVVNVPYGAIRWGVKPAMDLLYRVGISPVPGEGFLERGDYGTVREELTEQAPVSQRSWRAAVGETVAWYESVGLL, from the coding sequence ATGAGAGTCCTCGTGACGGGCGCGACGGGTTTTATCGGCCTGAACCTGCTGGCGGCCCTCGATGACACCGACCACGAGCCCGTCGCGATGATTCGGCCCTCGTCCTCGACGGCGCGCCTGCCAGACGGCGTCGGTGTCGTCGAGGGCGACCTCGACGACCCCGGCTCGCTGGCCGCGACGCTCGACGGCGTCGACGGCGTCGTCCACCTCGCTGCCGCCGTCTACGACACGGCCCGAATGGCCGGGACGAACGCCACCGGCACCGAGCGACTGGTCGAGGCGGCGGCCGACGCCGACGTGTCCCAGTTCGTCTTCGCAAGCACCATCGGCGCCCACCCCGCGGTGCCCGCGGACGCCGACTCGGCGTACCAGCAGTCGAAACTCGCCTCAGAGGAGTTGCTCTTTGGCCGCGAGCATCCCTTCGAGGTGTCGGCCGTCTACCCGACCTACATCTTCGGGCCGCGGGACTACCGCCTGACCAGATTCGAGCACGTCCGTCCGGTGGCGACGAACCGCCTGCTCGTCCCGCCGCTGTACACCCTCGACGAGTACAACATCGTCCACGTCGACGACGTGACCGCCAGTGTCGTCCACTGTCTGGACGGCGAAGCCGCGGGGCGCCACCTCGTCACCGGGCCGAACCTCTCGAACAAGCAGGTGCTGGGTGCTATCGCCAGCCACACGCCCGGGAGCCACCGCGTCGTCAACGTCCCCTACGGTGCGATTCGGTGGGGCGTCAAACCGGCCATGGACCTGCTGTACCGCGTCGGCATCTCACCGGTGCCGGGGGAGGGGTTCCTCGAACGGGGTGACTACGGCACCGTCCGCGAGGAGCTCACGGAACAGGCACCGGTGTCCCAGCGGTCCTGGCGGGCCGCCGTCGGCGAGACGGTCGCGTGGTACGAATCGGTGGGTCTGCTGTAA
- a CDS encoding Gfo/Idh/MocA family protein — protein sequence MTELAVGVVGAGWMATDYHVPAFTSHPRTRVVAFAERDDGRRATVERELSLPGYADAEAMLAAHDLDVVSICTPPSTHEGIFLAAVGAGCHVLCEKPLALSAESARRMAEAAERAGVVTQVGYLHRYYRNYERALELLGNDMLGDVVEVTIAHHSAPPSVGWYYNPDLSGGGVARDLFPHSLDVLCELFGEAPAVTGATVRHLRDRPVEDAARVSLSFDGVPVELSATWTQTEGVSRVLVVGTEGWLELDSETLQGDVHGRPFEFKQGSLPLVDIGVANLFPAGDEDAHTARIHDFADHAAAGDTETAAPASRGVAVAEVIDSVYERSGADGEGGR from the coding sequence ATGACCGAACTTGCCGTCGGGGTAGTCGGGGCCGGCTGGATGGCCACAGACTACCACGTGCCGGCGTTCACCTCGCATCCGCGGACCCGCGTCGTCGCCTTCGCCGAGCGCGACGACGGCCGGCGGGCGACCGTCGAAAGGGAGCTGTCCCTCCCGGGCTACGCCGACGCCGAGGCCATGCTCGCGGCCCACGACCTCGACGTCGTCAGCATCTGCACACCGCCCAGCACTCACGAGGGGATTTTTCTGGCCGCCGTCGGGGCGGGCTGTCACGTCCTCTGTGAGAAACCCCTGGCGCTGTCGGCCGAGAGCGCACGGCGGATGGCCGAGGCGGCCGAGCGAGCCGGGGTCGTCACACAGGTCGGCTATCTCCACCGCTACTACCGGAACTACGAGCGAGCGCTGGAGCTGCTCGGAAACGACATGCTCGGCGACGTCGTCGAGGTTACCATCGCCCACCACTCGGCCCCGCCGTCGGTGGGCTGGTACTACAACCCCGACCTGTCGGGCGGTGGCGTCGCCCGCGACCTGTTCCCCCACTCGCTCGACGTGCTCTGTGAGCTGTTCGGCGAAGCGCCGGCCGTGACCGGGGCGACCGTCCGGCATCTCCGCGACCGTCCAGTGGAGGACGCGGCTCGCGTCTCGCTGTCGTTCGACGGCGTCCCGGTGGAGCTGTCGGCGACGTGGACACAGACCGAGGGCGTCAGCCGCGTCCTCGTCGTCGGCACCGAGGGGTGGCTGGAACTCGATTCCGAGACCCTGCAGGGCGACGTCCACGGGCGCCCCTTCGAGTTCAAACAGGGGTCGCTCCCGCTGGTGGACATCGGCGTCGCGAACCTGTTCCCCGCGGGCGACGAGGACGCCCACACCGCGCGCATCCACGACTTCGCGGACCACGCCGCCGCGGGCGACACCGAGACGGCGGCCCCGGCCAGCCGCGGTGTCGCCGTCGCCGAAGTCATCGACAGCGTCTACGAGCGAAGCGGCGCCGACGGGGAGGGCGGGCGATGA
- a CDS encoding GNAT family N-acetyltransferase — translation MSALTTSVHRSITEVKQGEWNAIVAQQADTGSVFERYEWLRAYERGTGADARHVQVRKSGTLVGVHPSFVRPLPGTPFRFLGPARPGTNGALIATDEAAVFAAIADEMAALTSGRTIGHLLRPAGDRSLRYGTRLRERDYYPSVRDCRFVLDIDRPWDAVLGDLSGKKRRNLRKADEAGVTATDVPVTPDSIDAFAGRHADHMTRLGGDGASPALLRALLATVGDRLKLFRATVDGEPAGELLAVLDDERGTLVLLFPAYDPANFTQFPSEALYRAAIQWGIDAGYATCDFGETTPEFTDGTFSFKTDFGGEVRPTLRWERIDSLVGRVFYLLGSDRVVGRLFGAGRSARPER, via the coding sequence ATGAGCGCGCTCACGACCTCGGTCCACCGGTCTATCACCGAGGTCAAACAGGGGGAGTGGAACGCGATAGTCGCCCAGCAGGCGGACACCGGCAGCGTCTTCGAGCGCTACGAGTGGCTCAGGGCCTACGAGCGCGGGACGGGCGCGGACGCCCGCCACGTGCAGGTCCGAAAGAGCGGCACCCTCGTCGGCGTCCACCCGTCGTTCGTCCGCCCGCTCCCGGGGACGCCGTTCAGATTTCTGGGCCCGGCCAGACCCGGGACGAACGGGGCGTTGATCGCCACCGACGAAGCCGCCGTGTTCGCCGCTATCGCCGACGAGATGGCGGCGCTCACCTCGGGGCGGACTATCGGTCACCTGTTGCGGCCCGCCGGCGACCGGTCGCTGCGCTACGGGACCCGGCTCCGCGAGCGGGACTACTACCCGTCGGTGCGTGACTGCCGGTTCGTCCTCGACATCGACCGCCCGTGGGACGCCGTCCTCGGGGACCTCTCCGGGAAGAAGCGGCGGAACCTCAGGAAGGCCGACGAGGCCGGGGTGACCGCGACGGACGTCCCCGTAACGCCCGACAGCATCGACGCCTTCGCCGGGCGCCACGCCGACCACATGACGCGCCTCGGCGGTGACGGGGCCTCGCCGGCGCTCCTCCGAGCGCTTCTTGCCACCGTCGGCGACCGGCTGAAACTGTTCCGGGCGACCGTCGACGGTGAACCCGCCGGGGAACTGCTCGCGGTCCTCGACGACGAGCGGGGGACGCTCGTGCTCCTGTTCCCGGCGTACGACCCCGCCAACTTCACGCAGTTCCCGTCGGAGGCGCTCTACCGGGCGGCCATCCAGTGGGGTATCGACGCCGGCTACGCGACCTGCGATTTCGGCGAGACGACGCCCGAGTTCACCGACGGGACGTTCTCGTTCAAGACCGACTTCGGCGGCGAGGTGCGGCCGACGCTCCGGTGGGAGCGCATCGACTCGCTGGTCGGCCGGGTGTTCTATCTGCTCGGGAGCGACCGCGTCGTCGGCCGGCTGTTCGGGGCCGGGCGCTCCGCCCGGCCGGAGCGATAG
- a CDS encoding universal stress protein: MYETILFPTDGSDAADTALAHAVDHARQYGATLHVLFVAQDDFGPSGLVQQDHEGVERSEMVGEDHETQSSGMTNEDPERLGAVAERGEAIVSEVAESVGDNVAVETAVRRGTPYERILDYADEEGADMVVMGTHGRTGVDRYLLGSVTEKIVRTADAPVLTVRRDGA; encoded by the coding sequence ATGTACGAGACCATCCTGTTTCCAACCGATGGCAGCGACGCTGCCGACACGGCACTCGCCCACGCTGTCGACCACGCGCGCCAGTACGGGGCGACCTTGCACGTCCTGTTCGTGGCGCAGGACGATTTCGGTCCGTCGGGCCTCGTCCAGCAGGACCACGAGGGCGTCGAGCGGTCGGAGATGGTCGGGGAGGACCACGAGACCCAGTCGTCGGGCATGACCAACGAGGACCCGGAGCGACTGGGCGCCGTCGCCGAGCGCGGCGAGGCCATCGTCTCCGAGGTCGCCGAGTCGGTCGGTGACAACGTGGCAGTCGAGACGGCCGTCCGCAGGGGGACCCCCTACGAGCGCATCCTGGACTACGCCGACGAGGAAGGCGCCGACATGGTCGTGATGGGGACCCACGGCCGGACCGGCGTCGACCGCTATCTCCTCGGGAGCGTCACCGAGAAGATCGTCCGGACCGCCGACGCGCCGGTACTCACGGTCCGCAGGGACGGGGCGTAG